From the genome of Vitis riparia cultivar Riparia Gloire de Montpellier isolate 1030 chromosome 11, EGFV_Vit.rip_1.0, whole genome shotgun sequence:
accaaataataataataataataataataataataataaaaaaaaaaaaagtaaaaacgaATTGTTTGAACATATAACATCTCTTATGCATTAACTTAAAAACTTAATGCATCAACTGGCTAGCATTTCAGAAGTAAATTTTCTTCTGAGAGCAAAAATAAAATGCCAACCAAGCTTTAccttaacaaataaaatataaattcttatTGTCTATAAATGCAAAATCCCTAAACTCAAAATAGTATTGAaactctaaaaaagaaaaagacaaaaaaagcaaaagaaaaaaaaatggacggCCATGTCTACGTACTTCCTAAAGAGAAGAAACTATCAGTGTAGAGTCGCAACCATGTCCAGTTCCCTTCAATGCGATTGCTCATTCTTCTGAAGCTTTTGTTTTCCACATTATAAGCCTCTAGACTCTCTCGATTTGAATCCATCAATATTTCTCCGTCCCGGTAATCCAAAGGCACAATGGACTTCACAATTTTAATACTAAACCCACTCAAATCAATGCTATACTCTCTCACCCACTCCCCCACTTTCTCACAATCCTTCATCATCCATATATCAATTGTGAAAGGCCTTGTTGTGCTATCAACCAAACACAAGAAACCCCTCAGCTCCACCAAGAACCAAACCTCCTCGGTATCAAAACAACCCTTAGGTGCCGCCACAACTCCAAATTCCTCCCTATCCAAATCAAAATACACTATTGCCTCCTCACCAGGTTGCTCAAACTCATCCCAGATCATCCAATAAAATGAATTTCCAACAAAAACCCCCCACCCCCTTATCTGACATGGGCAATTCTTCCCTTCAACCACCTTCCAACTACCTGAATCACTACCACCAAGGCGGCATTCCGACAATCTAAGCACCTCGATACCAATGTCATACTCATAAGTATCCATGCTCCTATCGAACAAATGCACAAGAACATACTCCTTTGTCGCACTATTGAACCCCAATCCAGCATTCACCTCACCAGAAGTACAAGTACTGCAATGGGGCAATTTAAAAAACTCTTGGATACTTGGATTACACACGTAAAACGCATTTTCTCCGGCGAAAAACACCAAGTCCCACCTCGACGGCAACATGTGAACTGTTGATTCTTTGATGGTTACAGCGAATTCGTGATCTGAGTATGAGTTCATTTGGCTACAAGTGATATCGAGAGTTAAATTCTCATTGGAAGCATCGGTGGCATCGTGGGGTGAGGATCGAACCAAAAGGAGATTAGGGTTTGATCGGGATCTAGTATGGTGGAGGCTGACGAAATAGGGATCGGAGATGAGATTGAGCCACTGTTTGGACACGCACCTAAATTTGCAGAGGGCTTTGGCTGGCAATCTTGTAAGGATGTTGATGATGAGATCGTGAGGGAGAGCGGCGCTGGCGGCCACCGTCGCCGTCGTCGCCATCGCCGCCACTATGACGGCGTATATGGGTTTGCTTGGGTGGCTGGAGATGATGCCAATTGCAGTATTACGTGAATGTAGACAGACGGTACAAGTGAGACCCCGGTCGTTTTATTTCTTGCCTTTTACTAGCAAATAAATTACACACGTGACAGGCATGTGAGCTATCCAAAAACCCGAATACTCTCGGGGCGTTTGGTCgacttttttaaaacttatttttaaaaacaaatttcacaAACTATGATCAAACAATAACCATATTTTCCTGagttattctttaaaaattattttttatttcatttctatttttaaaaattatttttagaaaataatgttcaaaccgtattaaaaattttcaaaaatagaaagctgtttttaaattatataataaaactgactcttaaaatcaaaagaaacaacTTTTAAACAATAAtgttactataaaaaaattattaaacatgaaagaacttaatatatataagtaaaaataaaattttcataaaaaaagtatgctctttttttaatctataaggaataaaattaatcaaacatgtataaaaacttttattaaactTAAGAAAGGACTTTTGGTTTCTTATAAATAGATCAGGAATAAGatcataatatattatattaaaaaaaattataaatctgtGTAAAAATTTATGAATCTCATTATTTCAATGTTAAATTTTGAGATATTAATATTCACAATTTTAATAAAGATACTAATTATAGCCTGTATATAGTAACCctttaaatatgattaagattattgaaaataaatattttgtgctTGTTTGGATACAattacactttttatttttaaaatagaagttTTTGTACAAAAAGTAGGTAAATatcttacatattttaaataacatttttaaaatttaggaaagtaaaaatttttcatttccttaaaattttaaattttagaaaagactttTAAAAGTACAAATATGGACTCttatttttcacgtgcgtttTCATTcgataataaaatttaattgtatACTTTGGAAGAAGCTTATAAGATTTGAGAAGGGATTTTGATCGATCAAACAAGAGAATCTACTTCAACAGATATGCCCTTAGGCAtgagccattaggatgctaggTTGGAAGAAGGGataaattatgaagaaacctttgcccccgtagctaggttggaagtcattaggatgctacttgcctttacATGTTTCAAAGACTTTGTTTGATATCAAAtagatgtgaaaaatgatttttttaatggttttataaatgaagaagtatatgttgaacaaccacccaaCTTTCAAGGTTTCaactttcctaaccatgtttttaaacttaaaaatacaCTTTATgatttgaaacaagcacctagaatatggtatgaaagattaagtaaatttcttttggaaaaaggttttaaaatgggaaaaattgacacaactcttttcataaaaaccaaaaaaaatgatatgtcattagttcaaatatatgttgatgacatcattttttgtgttactaatgtctctctttgtgaagaattttttaAGTGTATGCAAAgcgagtttgaaatgagcatgatgggagaattcaacttcttccttgaacttcaaatcaagcaactaaaggtaggaaccttcatcaaagtatataagagatcttctcaaaaggttcaacatagaagaagccaaaacaatgaagactccaataagttcatccatcaagcttgataaggatgagaaggTAAATCCATTAACtctactatgtatagaggcttgataggttctttgctatatttgaccgctaATAGACCCCATTAtatatagtgtatgcttgtgtgctagatttcaattttatcctaaagaatctcacttaaatGTTGTAAAAAGAatcctcaaatatttgaaaatgacaatggacataggcttatggtatcttaagagtgataactttgaattcatTGGTTTTTCGGATGCCGATTTTGCCGATTGtaaggttgaaagaaaaaacactagtgacacttgtcatttcttaggacactcacttgtttcatggcataatATCCTCTATGCCCCATCTCACTATATGCTTTTGAAGAGTCCTCAAAAAGGCCTCTACCATCTCTAATTTCTAAACATGAAATTGCCTTAAAAACATAGGCTCCAAAGACCCCTCTCCCCGGCCTGATCCCATAAGTCTTTTAAACTAGCAATGGCATATAAGAAGGGGAAGAAGGCTCTTAAAGGGGAGTCACCACACCACCTATCAAACCAAAACTTTACACTCCTTTCGTCCTATACGATAAAGTGAACTCTACTTTTAAAAGCTTCCCATTTGTACATTATTGTCTTCCACAATCCTACACCAAAGCCTTCCCTTGGCACATTAGAGCACCAACATCCCCTTTCTTTCCCAAACTTGCCAATAATAACCCACTTCCATAGAAGTTCTCTTTCTAAGACAAATCTCCAAACGCAAGAAGAGCAAAGTTTAAAACAGATAAATTTCTAAAGCAGAGACCCTCATTTTTCTCTTGGGTTTGCAAATTGTAGACCAATTGACTGATAGTGTTTTTCCTTAAGATCTCCTACCCCCACAAAAAGTCCTTTTAAGTCTTAAACTTACATTCTTGAAATCACCATAATTCAAACTCAATAATTGGCTCATCCAATGCACATTTGAGGTGTCAGACACTCCAATCTGCCAACCAAACTCAAACTGTCAGCATACCAATTTAACTTTCATAATCTACAAACAACATCCTGGAGAAATAATTCCTGATGATTAAAAactaggttttttttatttatttttatttttcagtaggtaatattttttccctttttctttttgctatGACATGGAATTAAACCTGGAACTTCCCCCTTCTCCATGCCTACCCCTTGCCAGGGTAGAAAGCGTCCACACGCACAACATAATCAAAGTTCAAAACCAGATACAGAGCATAACATCGTAAGAACACGGCTTTCTTTCCAGTCTGATCACGAAGCACATGAGCAGCCCTACGGTACTCCCGGAAATCAAAGTACGACTTCGCTAAAAGGTAGAAATCACCATCTATGGCTTCGTCCTCCTCCAGCACTGGTGTAGATACGGAAGATACGCCGGCGGTTGGTGTGGAAGCAATCTCATTAGTGCGAAATCTCCGGCGAATGCTGGAACTACCTAGCTGGAATCTCGTGTGCGACGGTGTGAATTAGGCCGGATCCTGCTCGATCCCCACCAACTGCTCCGCTGCCCTGAAAACAGTAATCAAATCAAAGCCAAAATCAGCTTCGCCCCTTTTGGTCGAACACAAACAAACCTCAAAATTAAACTTTCCATTAAGACTCGTATAAGAACATTTCTCAGCTTAAGATTAACAAAAATGGTTTCTCTTTTCCGTTAATGGGCAACCGAGAACAGAGAAATGGATTTAGTAAAGGAGTTAGGGTTTGAAAGTAACCGGTTACCATTTGGCAGCAGAGTAGAGGCAACGGTCGCTGAGTTGACGAATTGCAGTTCGGAGCTCGTTTCTGCAACTCTCTTTTGAAGTCGTcgatctctctctttctctccttcTCCCCCTCCCTCTCGATTGATCCTCGCGCCTTTTCTGTGGAAACTGtacaaattcaaaaattaaaaaaattgtttctcaaTTCACCTCGTCACACTATCTATTTTCCTTCActcgtttatttaaaaaaaaacctacattaaaaattatttgagaatataAGGGTTTGGcgatgtttttaattttttttaaaaaaattatttaaaaagcaaccttttatcatttttttaaaattagagtgtttggtaaaaaaaaaaatttaaaaatagttttttaaaacaaaaaataaaaaaaacttgtttggatgaaatgatttgtattgtttttaaatttataacgataaatttgattttaaataaataattataattttattttattttttcaaatcaaggTTGGCAaagtacataaatttttaaatatatatattcatattttcaatgcttagtcaaacaagaaatttataacatattattattgttattatttcttttgctattgtatttttatgaatattttttatataatttttaaataaataaataatatgatagAGCTCTTAAAACATCTTTTACaagtcaaagaaaatatcataaatagtAATATGACATAACATTTTGATTTCACCAtctattttctccttttaagatcataaaataatattcatatggaatatatatatttgctttaATCTAAAACAAGAATATGagattaattaatgaaaaaaaaaggtaaggtggtgtttgtttttaataaaattaatctatattaataagttacttttaattgaataaaaaattctaaaatattttaatttttctattcaacaaaaaaaaaaaacaaacacctaagtgaaaaaataattgaaaaacatgtttaacattgtaatttaaaacaaaatgaaaaataatttttttcttatttaaaattaaatttaatttcaaaagttttaaaatatttagagtTCATGAACCCTTACATTAAAAGAtatcaccaattttttttttctcacattaattatattaaaaagttaaatcttaaaaaataaaatcattatggcttttattttattcgaattattttaattttcatttatgttcataaaaataatgatgaaatatacataaaaaaatggtaatttcatccatttaaaaacaatcaacaaattaaaaaattgaatatatagaATTATATATTACCTAtgtaaataaattgtaaaattaaaaaggaaaaaaatatttagaatgcATTGAGAGTATTTTTacttaaagtatttttagtaaaaatatttttttagtaagtacttttaagaaaatcaccaatcaaatatttttcttgaaaataatgttAGATacacttttaacttttttttcaaaaagactTTTTAggataaaagtgttttataaaatcacagtcaaataaactcttattatttttttcattgt
Proteins encoded in this window:
- the LOC117924669 gene encoding F-box protein CPR1-like, encoding MATTATVAASAALPHDLIINILTRLPAKALCKFRCVSKQWLNLISDPYFVSLHHTRSRSNPNLLLVRSSPHDATDASNENLTLDITCSQMNSYSDHEFAVTIKESTVHMLPSRWDLVFFAGENAFYVCNPSIQEFFKLPHCSTCTSGEVNAGLGFNSATKEYVLVHLFDRSMDTYEYDIGIEVLRLSECRLGGSDSGSWKVVEGKNCPCQIRGWGVFVGNSFYWMIWDEFEQPGEEAIVYFDLDREEFGVVAAPKGCFDTEEVWFLVELRGFLCLVDSTTRPFTIDIWMMKDCEKVGEWVREYSIDLSGFSIKIVKSIVPLDYRDGEILMDSNRESLEAYNVENKSFRRMSNRIEGNWTWLRLYTDSFFSLGST